The window AATTTATCACAGAGGTTTAACACAACCGTTGATTTGATCAAACGAGCGAACAATCTTACGTCTGACAACTTAAACCTAAATCAGAAACTCATGATACCAAAAGCCATTCACACAGTAGGAACAGGAGACTATTTAACGGTGCTCGCTAAGAAATATGGCACAACCGTGTCTGCCATCAAGGTAGCAAACAGTTTAACGAATGATAGTACACAGCTTGGGCAAGTATTGATCATCCCAACCGTGATGAGCGGACAAACACAGCCTGCACCCGCTCCCGTTACTCAACAGCAGCCCGCACCTCCTGCCACTACACAGCCGCAGCCTGTAGAACAAATCAACACCTATAGAGTGGTTGCTGGAGACAACTTATTCGCCATTGCCAATCGCTTTGGCACAACAGTCGATGCTTTACGAACAAGTAATAACCTTACAACCGATTTATTACAGATTGGGCAAACCTTGACGATTCCATCGAAGGCAGCGATTGCCCCGCCACAAGGCAATACAGCTCCTGCTCCACAGCAAACCAATAGCACATATACGGTAGTGGCAGGAGACAGTTTATCATTGATTGCGAAACGCTTTGGCATAACAGTCGATGCATTAAAAACAGCGAATCAATTATCAACGGATTTTTTACGGATTGGTCAGGTGTTAACCATTCCTACAGGAACCATCGCTCCAGAAACAGGTACGGTGCAGGTTAAGCCACCCCCTGTAGAAACAGCTGTACCTACAACCTATACAGTTGTAGCGGGTGATAACCTATGGGCCATTTCTCAACGGTTTGGAATAACCGTTCCACAACTAAAAAGCGCGAATCAATTAACGACTGATGCGTTACAAATTGGTCAAGCACTAACGATTCCTACTGGAACAACCGGGAGTAGTCAACCAGCTCCTGCAACAGGAACAACTGAGTCAGCTCCAACACCGGCACCAGAGACTACGGCTGAAAATCGCGTCACTTTTACTTATTCAGTTCGCTCAGGGGACACACTCTATGCCATTGCTAAGAGGTATGACGTTCCAATCGATAAGATTCGTTCGGCAAATCAATTAACATCGGATGCTTTACAGGTAGGGCAAGCACTGACGATACCGGATGGAATGAACGCACCTGAGCAGACAGGAGCCAATACCATTACTTATACAACTCATACGGTAGCTTCAGGTGATAATATTTGGGATTTGAGTGTCCGATATGGAATACCTCAGGCTGAATTGTTACGGGCAAATAATTTAACTACGAGCAGCAGACTTTCCATTGGTCAAAAATTAAAGGTTCCGGTCTATCATATTGCTGTCAAGCCCGTTATCAGTGAAAGACATGGCGAATTATTGGATTGGTGGAGTGAAGCCCAGTATATTTTCACGATTGGAAAAACGGCAAAAGTAACGGATTATGCAACAGGTAAAAGCTTTAATATCACGCGAACAGTAGGTGCTAATCACGCTGACAGTGAAACGGTGAGCATAAATGATACGAATATAGCCAAATCGATATGGGGCGGTTTCTCCTGGACGCCTCGAGCGGTCATTCTTGAAATCGATGGCAGAAGGATTGCCGCCAGTATGAGCTTTATGCCTCATGAACGTGAATACATTGCCAACAACGGCATTACCGGCCATTTTGATGTATACTTCGGGAACAGCACGAGACATGTAGACGGAAAACCTGACGCATCACACCAAAAACAAGTTGAAAGAGCCGCCGGCCTTAAATAAGACTGTAAATCGACAGGTGAAAGGTACCTGTCGATTTTGTGATTGATCACCATCATGATCCATTAGTGGTGACGATCTTCCATTTGTGGGGGTTCTTCAAACCATCCGTTTTTAATTTTAATTTCAATCCCTTCCTGGGCATAGGTATATATATCCTTTGCCAGCACAAAAGCCTTCATGGCTAAATCATTTCTTAAACTAAAAAATCCACCTGTTCCAGATCCTACTAACCCGAAGCCATTCAGGATATAAATGCAGTGCAACATTAATTTATCTGAAAAGGGAGGAACAGTTGATGAGGTTACCGTAGCACCAGAGGCGGCAGATAGCTGAACGTCGGCCTCTAAAAGCAGCTCTTCCATCATTTTGACCTGTTTCTTAGCCAACTCTTTTCCTTTTAAGAAATATTTTCTGGCTTCTTTGTTTTCGGCGCATTGAGCAAAGCCTGTAATTAACTGCATCCCAATATTATTTACCTCAAGATTATGGTGAAGGATGCCGACTTCCAGATTATTTAATGGCCTTTTATCACCAATGAGTTTAAAACCTTCCATATATTTTTTACTTTTAATGAATTCCGTTTTCTTTGGCATTGTAACTTTGGGAGGCAGAGTTAGAATTCCTTTTTCAAGTAAATAGGTAGTTGAAAGCTTATAGATTTTTTGTGTAACGGTGGTGAGACCCTCATAGATCCCCATGACCTTTTTATTGTAGGACATGTTAAAACCAAGAGTGTACAGCCCCATACTGACTTCCTTTAACACCCGGACAAACATAATGTCAAAGCCGTTATCATACAATTTGGGTGCCTCGAGATTCACATCTTCTGCAGTAAAACCAACTGGTATCACCATTCCTTGTTCAGAAAAGAGGGTTTCCATCTCTTTTACATAAAAATCAAGCTCCTGCCATAGGCCGCCTAAAATATTCCTTGCCTTCGGGTCATCTGCGGTTTCAATAAAATATTCGAGCATTCGCATAATCAAGGTTTTTTCCTGGTAGGTCTGCCAAAGTGAGCCAACCTCAGATACATTGATTGGATTTGTTAAAACCAAGTAGGTAACCTCCTAAAAAAATGTAAACAACTTAAGATTTGAATATATAGACATAATTAGAATAACCAAAAAGGGGAAAACGATACCAAGCTTTGCTGCTGATACCGTCCTCGTTCCTACTGAATTTCACAAAATTTATAATAATATAAATTTTATCCTAAACATGTTAGTATGAATGTTAGAGAATGAACAGAAAGATGAAAGGAAGGGTGAGAAGTAACCTTGAATCTAGACGAATCGAAAATAGCCTTATCGCTAAGAGGTAAAAATGGAATTGGTTTTTTATTATCCGGACTCATCATATGGATCATTATTACCGTCATTTTCTTACTTTCGATTGGTAACTATGAGAAAAGTGTTTTTATGCTATTTTCCACTGGCCTAATGTTTCCTCTATCTGTTGTTTTATCTACAGTCATTAAAGCAGATTGGAAAAGTAAGGATATTCCTCTAGGAAGCCTCGGTTTTTATTTAAACATTGCTCAAATGATTTATTTTCCTATCCTTTTCTGGGCGATTGGTAAAAGCCCGGCGGACACGGTCATGTTTTTTGCCATTATAACAGGCGCTCATTTTTTTCCTTATGGATGGTTATATCATGCAAAACCTTTTTATTTCATGGCACCATTCATATCGGTCTTCATCACAGCACTTGGATGGTATCTGGATGGCGAGAGTCTGTGGTTAATACCGATGTCAATGGTTTTTCTTTTACTGGTGTTAATTATTTGGCTTTATTTTGATTACAAAAATAAACGAAAATAATGTGCATCCAGACCTCATTCCAGCTAAACAAAAACGCGATTAGCATGTGGGCTAATCGCGTTTTCTTTTAAATATTTTCCTGCTTCAAGCTTTCGATAATGTTATCATTCTTTATTTTCGAAATCGAATACAGCATCGCTGAGCCGACAATCAAGAAAATCACAATGATAACCAATAGAATACTCATCCACGGAAGGCTAAATTCATACTCGAAGGTGTAGCCGGTGGAGCGATGAATCCCGAACATAACAAGCACGCTGAGTGGCAGACCATAGAGTAAAGCCTTTACGCCATAAAAAATACTTTCATAATGAATCATCTTATTAAAGCCCTTCGGCGTCATACCCACGGACCTGAGCATTGCAAATTCCCGTTTTCGCAGGGAAATGCTGGTTGAGATTGTATTAAAGATATTAGCAACTGAGATGAAAGAAATAAGCGTAATAAACCCATAAGTGAAGACAGACAGCAAGATTATCATCTGTTCCTCTTGTTGGCGCTGCTGATAGACATTGTATACTTGGAGATTCGTTTCTTTTCGATCTTCAATCGCTGTTTGAGTCGCCATTGGATCCGTACTGTTTAGATGGACATAAGTGCCTACTTCCTCTGGGTCAATCCCTAACTGCTCCATGCTGGTTTCGGGGACGATTATATTTAAGCCACCTAGAGAAGGAGTATGAACGCCCATTGGAACTTGGTCTGTTAGAGCACCAATTTCAACACTGCTCAAAAATTCTCGTTGTAGCTGTTCATTAGGGTTATCTCCGTTAGGGATATTAGATAAGTCAAGGGTATCTCCCACCTCTGCTTCAATCGTTTTGGACTCAATAAATTTTTTCGATAGATAATCTTCATAGGAGGTTTGATTGATGATAATCGCTCTTGGTGTATCTTGCTGGTAAAAAGCATCAGCGTTTACACCGATTTGTTCCGCATAGTCTTTAAAGCTTTTTTGATCCAAGCCATGCACGGTCACAAAATAAGGGAACTTACCATCCTCAAGTTCCTGGTTATGCTCTTTGATTTGCGTTTTCAGCTGAGCTGGAAGCTTATCCATCTCAACTAGGGCATCCAATTGTGCTTCCTTCATGATGGAAGCTTTGGTAACATGTTCTAACTCGGTTAACTCAGCAAGCTTATGCCACTCTAATTCGCTAGAGTATATTTGAATATCAAACTGTATATCATTTTGCGACATCGAAAGTGACTTTTTCAGATTATCGGTAAAATAACTGACCGATAAAAACAAAACAATGCTAATCACAAGTGAAAACACGGTGGCCAAATATCGCTTTTTATTTCTTTTGACATTCTTCAGACCAATTTCCGCTTCCAATCCAAACACTTTTCGTACAAGCTTAGAGGTTTTTACCGTTTTCCCTGACAGCTTGATGTCATGGGTTTGGCGTATGGCATCAATTGCTGACACTCTTGAAGCCTTTCGTGCTGGGATATAGGTGGATATAAAGATGGTTACAATTGAAATTCCACAGGCAATCAAAAGGGAAGAAGGTGTCACGACTAGCTCTAGCTTTTCAGAAACCCCAAGTGCACTCTGGAGGAACTTGTTGATAAAAGCAAAGGTAATCCCAATCCCTCCAAGTCCTGCAAGAATTCCAATCGGAATACTAATTGCTCCAATCACCGAGCCTTCAAAAAAGACAGAATTTCGTTTCTGCTTTTTCGTCGCACCAACACTTGAAAGCATCCCTAAATGTCTGGCCCGCTCAGATACACTTATGGCAAACGCATTATAAATTAAAGCGACAGAGCCGATGATAATGACAGCCATAATAATACCGGCTAGAGAAAAAAGCGTCATCCGCAGGTTATCATTTTTCGTTAGACCATAATAGCGTAAGAGCTCGGTATTATAATGAAACTTTTCAATCTTATGGGCTTGGGCGAGAGTTTCTACATGGTCATAAAAGGAACGATTTATTTTCTTCCATACCACAAACGCGTCAACCTTTTCACTTAAAGTCTGTTCATCCACGTAGCCAATAACGGTGTAACCTGGGGACCAGCTCGTTTCCCAAGAGGGGCGTTCAATCGTCCCAACGATTTTCACCGTTTTGGTTTCGTTTATTTTCAGCTCTTCATTGATAGTCTCGTCCTTCCATTTAAGGAAGTCCGTTTGCGTGAGTGTCTTTTCGTTTTCCTTGTCCCAACGGTCACCAATGTCGACTGTGATCTCTTCGCCGATTCTGTACTCGACTTTCGCATTACTCTCAATCGCTTCAGAAATCGCGATTTCATTCTCATTGCGGGGAAGTCTGCCTTCTAGCACTTCAATCGGGAAGTGCTCCATACCTGTTTTGTTATAGTTTTTAAAATATAGGTAAGGTTTATTGATGTTATTTGAGTCTTCTAGTGCAGCATAGCCATCGCTAGAGAGAATGACCGATTTGGTTTCACTGTCCTTCGCAATCGCCTCGATTTGCTCTGGTGTAACATTTTGATATTGAACATGCCATTCTCCATTGTCACTAATTTCCTGGCGAATCATTAGGTCTAAAAAAGAAACACCCAATGTCGCCACAGCGGTTATCATGGCTACTGAAATGATGACCCCGATAATGGTTACGAGGGAGCGGCGTTTGTTTTCTTTTAAATGCCTAATGGTTACTTTATTGATGATATTCACGGACGAATCACCTCATCCTTGGCAATCCTGCCATCTTCAATCGAAATGATGCGGTCTGCTTGAAGAGCGATGCGTTCATCATGGGTGATGACCATCAAGGTTTGATTGTAAGTTTTGTTGAACATTTTCAGCAGTTCCATGATTTCCTTGCTGTTTTGACTATCCAGGTTACCTGTCGGTTCGTCGGCAAGCATAATCGCAGGAAGGCTGATTAAGGCACGTCCGATGGATACACGCTGCTGCTGACCGCCTGAAAGCTGGTTAGGTAGGTGGGAAAGGCGTTCGTTCAAGCCCAAAATCTCAACCACCTTGTTAAAATGGGCCGAATCCACCTTTTGTTCATCCAAAAGCATCGGGAGTGTAATATTTTCTTCTACCGTAAGGATGGGTATCAGATTGTAAAATTGATAAATTAAGCCAATTTGTCTTCGTCTAAAAATAGCTAGCTGTGTTTCATTCAAATCATAAATATCGGTTCCATCAATCAGCACTTTTCCACTCGTTGGACGATCGACACCGCCTAGTAAATGAAGCAGGGTGGACTTTCCTGAACCAGATGGTCCAATGATGCAAACAAAATCGCCTTTTTTCACGGAAAAAGAAACATCATCAAGGGCTTTAACCGCTGTTTCACCCTTGCCATACACCTTTGAAAGATTTTTAACTTCTAATATATTCATGTGATTGCCTCCATCATTTCTTTGTATGATGTCAGTATATCGAGCCAGTATGACTTTAACGTGACTCTAAAGTGACAATTTATTCACTTAAGCGGTGAAAGGGAGGGGATGAGTTATGATGGATGAAAAAAAGCAGGATTATATCACCTGCTTGAAAAACTTAATCTGGAATTGACTCCCGGCACCAGGCTGACTTTGCACCTCAATATCCCCCCGCTGACTCGTAATAATACTGTACGCCATCGCAAGCCCGATTCCGACACTATCCTCACTTGCGTTTTTTCCTTTGTAAAAGCGTTTGAAAATGTAGGGGAGTTCCTCCTTAGGGATTCCTTTGCCATTGTCACGAATGATGATTTCTGTGAATAAAGCATTCTCTGTGTAGTGAATGTCGATTTCGCCGCCTTCTGCCGTGTGCTCCACACAGTTTTTGATAATATTTATGAGTGCTTCTGCTGTCCACTTGAAATCACCGAAAAAAGTGGCCTCTTGCTCGCCCTTGACAGTAAGGCTTTGCATTTTAATGTCCATTGGTACTAATAATGGCTCGACGGCTGCTTGAATGAGCGCATCGACCATGACTGTTTCTTTTTTAAAATTAATCGTACCGGCATCGATTTTGGACAGCTTTAAGAGGGAAGATACAAGCCATTCCATGCGCTCCAGCTGAACCTGTAGATTCCGAGTAAATTCCGCTCGTTTTTCATCATCCAAGCGTGGATCACATAATAAATCCGCCATCACCACCATCGAGGTGAGGGGGGTTTTTAATTGATGCGAGACATCTGAAATCGCATTGGTCAGCTTGGCTTTATCCTCTTGCAAAACAGCCCCATGCTCAGAAAGCATTTTCGTCACTTTGTAAAGATGACTTTTTAAAATGCTTAACTCTCCTTCATGGTTATCACGAACATCCAACTGAAAGTTCCCAGAGCTAATTTCCTGTAAATAGCCTGAAAGTCTTTCAATTTCACGGTAGCGCCAGTTCGTGAACATCAGCGTACTGCCTATCAGAAGGATAGAGACCACAATCACCAGGACAGCGGAGGCGAGGGAAAGGAAAATAGCGGCTACCGTAAAGGCAATTCCGCTAATCAGGAGAAGAGTGGCAAGTAATAATTGAATTTCGCGGTTACGAAGCAATTCAATCACCGACCTTATAACCCATGCCTCTAATCGTCTTGATGATGGTTGGGCTTTGCGGATGGTCTTCTAGCTTTTCTCGTAATCTTTTAATATAGACGGTTAAGGTATTGTCGTTGACAAAATCACCGCCCACATCCCAAATCTGATCGAGCAGCTGAGCTCTTGTGAGAATTTGTCCAATATGATTGGCAAAAATCAGGAGCAACCGATATTCTAATG of the Bacillus tuaregi genome contains:
- a CDS encoding DUF3231 family protein, giving the protein MVLTNPINVSEVGSLWQTYQEKTLIMRMLEYFIETADDPKARNILGGLWQELDFYVKEMETLFSEQGMVIPVGFTAEDVNLEAPKLYDNGFDIMFVRVLKEVSMGLYTLGFNMSYNKKVMGIYEGLTTVTQKIYKLSTTYLLEKGILTLPPKVTMPKKTEFIKSKKYMEGFKLIGDKRPLNNLEVGILHHNLEVNNIGMQLITGFAQCAENKEARKYFLKGKELAKKQVKMMEELLLEADVQLSAASGATVTSSTVPPFSDKLMLHCIYILNGFGLVGSGTGGFFSLRNDLAMKAFVLAKDIYTYAQEGIEIKIKNGWFEEPPQMEDRHH
- a CDS encoding DUF7010 family protein, whose protein sequence is MNLDESKIALSLRGKNGIGFLLSGLIIWIIITVIFLLSIGNYEKSVFMLFSTGLMFPLSVVLSTVIKADWKSKDIPLGSLGFYLNIAQMIYFPILFWAIGKSPADTVMFFAIITGAHFFPYGWLYHAKPFYFMAPFISVFITALGWYLDGESLWLIPMSMVFLLLVLIIWLYFDYKNKRK
- a CDS encoding ABC transporter ATP-binding protein, producing the protein MNILEVKNLSKVYGKGETAVKALDDVSFSVKKGDFVCIIGPSGSGKSTLLHLLGGVDRPTSGKVLIDGTDIYDLNETQLAIFRRRQIGLIYQFYNLIPILTVEENITLPMLLDEQKVDSAHFNKVVEILGLNERLSHLPNQLSGGQQQRVSIGRALISLPAIMLADEPTGNLDSQNSKEIMELLKMFNKTYNQTLMVITHDERIALQADRIISIEDGRIAKDEVIRP
- a CDS encoding sensor histidine kinase, with the translated sequence MLRNREIQLLLATLLLISGIAFTVAAIFLSLASAVLVIVVSILLIGSTLMFTNWRYREIERLSGYLQEISSGNFQLDVRDNHEGELSILKSHLYKVTKMLSEHGAVLQEDKAKLTNAISDVSHQLKTPLTSMVVMADLLCDPRLDDEKRAEFTRNLQVQLERMEWLVSSLLKLSKIDAGTINFKKETVMVDALIQAAVEPLLVPMDIKMQSLTVKGEQEATFFGDFKWTAEALINIIKNCVEHTAEGGEIDIHYTENALFTEIIIRDNGKGIPKEELPYIFKRFYKGKNASEDSVGIGLAMAYSIITSQRGDIEVQSQPGAGSQFQIKFFKQVI
- a CDS encoding LysM peptidoglycan-binding domain-containing protein, which gives rise to MDRIQKYELRRINQSDEYEIVLYLAEDLSEFADELGTLPKDKKTVVSLAKQIVKQHYPNMKVTMVKVIIGGMAVTAIPFMSGNVSTAQASTSVNTTQVAQEDSIYYQVASGDTLWNLSQRFNTTVDLIKRANNLTSDNLNLNQKLMIPKAIHTVGTGDYLTVLAKKYGTTVSAIKVANSLTNDSTQLGQVLIIPTVMSGQTQPAPAPVTQQQPAPPATTQPQPVEQINTYRVVAGDNLFAIANRFGTTVDALRTSNNLTTDLLQIGQTLTIPSKAAIAPPQGNTAPAPQQTNSTYTVVAGDSLSLIAKRFGITVDALKTANQLSTDFLRIGQVLTIPTGTIAPETGTVQVKPPPVETAVPTTYTVVAGDNLWAISQRFGITVPQLKSANQLTTDALQIGQALTIPTGTTGSSQPAPATGTTESAPTPAPETTAENRVTFTYSVRSGDTLYAIAKRYDVPIDKIRSANQLTSDALQVGQALTIPDGMNAPEQTGANTITYTTHTVASGDNIWDLSVRYGIPQAELLRANNLTTSSRLSIGQKLKVPVYHIAVKPVISERHGELLDWWSEAQYIFTIGKTAKVTDYATGKSFNITRTVGANHADSETVSINDTNIAKSIWGGFSWTPRAVILEIDGRRIAASMSFMPHEREYIANNGITGHFDVYFGNSTRHVDGKPDASHQKQVERAAGLK
- a CDS encoding ABC transporter permease — encoded protein: MNIINKVTIRHLKENKRRSLVTIIGVIISVAMITAVATLGVSFLDLMIRQEISDNGEWHVQYQNVTPEQIEAIAKDSETKSVILSSDGYAALEDSNNINKPYLYFKNYNKTGMEHFPIEVLEGRLPRNENEIAISEAIESNAKVEYRIGEEITVDIGDRWDKENEKTLTQTDFLKWKDETINEELKINETKTVKIVGTIERPSWETSWSPGYTVIGYVDEQTLSEKVDAFVVWKKINRSFYDHVETLAQAHKIEKFHYNTELLRYYGLTKNDNLRMTLFSLAGIIMAVIIIGSVALIYNAFAISVSERARHLGMLSSVGATKKQKRNSVFFEGSVIGAISIPIGILAGLGGIGITFAFINKFLQSALGVSEKLELVVTPSSLLIACGISIVTIFISTYIPARKASRVSAIDAIRQTHDIKLSGKTVKTSKLVRKVFGLEAEIGLKNVKRNKKRYLATVFSLVISIVLFLSVSYFTDNLKKSLSMSQNDIQFDIQIYSSELEWHKLAELTELEHVTKASIMKEAQLDALVEMDKLPAQLKTQIKEHNQELEDGKFPYFVTVHGLDQKSFKDYAEQIGVNADAFYQQDTPRAIIINQTSYEDYLSKKFIESKTIEAEVGDTLDLSNIPNGDNPNEQLQREFLSSVEIGALTDQVPMGVHTPSLGGLNIIVPETSMEQLGIDPEEVGTYVHLNSTDPMATQTAIEDRKETNLQVYNVYQQRQQEEQMIILLSVFTYGFITLISFISVANIFNTISTSISLRKREFAMLRSVGMTPKGFNKMIHYESIFYGVKALLYGLPLSVLVMFGIHRSTGYTFEYEFSLPWMSILLVIIVIFLIVGSAMLYSISKIKNDNIIESLKQENI